The genomic window GCTTCTTCGACTTGACCAGTCGGCTCTGTTCGAGCACGGAGAGGTGCTGCACGAACGAGGGGAGCTGCATGTCGAACGGCGCCGCCAGTTCGCTGACGGTGGCGGGTCCGACAGACAGTCGCTCCAGGACTTGTCGCCGAGTCGGGTTGGACAAGGCGTGAAAGACTTCGTCAGCGGCTGCGAATTGCACCATGTCCAACACCGTCCCAATGCGCGGGTGATCCGAACTGCCCGAGGGATAGTACAACCCGCAATCACTTTGGTAAATACCTAAGTATAAGAGTTTTCGGAATCGCCGAACGCGTCGCTCCGAGCAACCGGGGCGATCGAAGGCGGTGCCGGCCGCCGCGGCATGACCCCGAGTCGTGTACCTTCCGTCGACCTCTACCCGGCCCAATCATGCGAATCGCGACTACTACCTTCGCCGCAGCCTCGGCGTGCCTCGTGGCCATCTCCGCGGCGCCCGTCGACGCGCAACGACTCGAGCCTCGTCCCGTTCCGCTGCAGCAGGTCGAGGCGTTCACCTTCCAGTCGCCGTCGATGGGGGTCCGGTTCTTGGTGAGTGTCGGACTCCCCCGGGCCATAAGGCGGGCGACGGCAAGAAGTACCAGGCGTTGATCTCGACCGACGGCGACTGGGCCTTTCCGGCGGTCAACACCGCCGCCCGGAGCCTAGCCGGAGTGATCGAGAGCCCGTTCGTGATCAGCATCGGGACGGGGGCCGATGAAAGCGAAGCGCTCTGGACCCAGCGCCGGATCTACGAGTTTTCGCCGCCCGACTGGGACATGAAGGACGTCTTCGGCCAGTTAGTCGGCGGGCTGTGCGCACAGATGAAGACGGAGCCGGCAAAGTGCACCGGTGGCGCGCCAGTTCCTGAACGTCATCGTGTCGGGGCTGATCCCGCTGGTGAAGGCGAAGTATCCGATCGACCCCGATCAACTGGGCCTGTTCGGCGTGTCGGCCGGCGGCTTCTTCGCGTCGTGGGCCATCTTCCAGCCGAATTCGCCGTTCAAGAAGTACGTGATCTCGAGTCCCGCGATGGCATACGGCGACGGCGAGATCTTTCGTCAGGAGGCCCGGTACGCCAAGGACCACAAGGATCTCCCGGTCGGCATTTACTTGTCGGCCGGCGTGCTCGAAACGGGTGACGCCGATCTCGAAGGCGTCGGGCGCATCGTGAGTGGGACGGCCCACTTGGCCGGCGTGCTCGCCGGGCGCAAGTATCCGGGG from Gemmatimonadota bacterium includes these protein-coding regions:
- a CDS encoding prolyl oligopeptidase family serine peptidase, with amino-acid sequence MARQFLNVIVSGLIPLVKAKYPIDPDQLGLFGVSAGGFFASWAIFQPNSPFKKYVISSPAMAYGDGEIFRQEARYAKDHKDLPVGIYLSAGVLETGDADLEGVGRIVSGTAHLAGVLAGRKYPGLKVVTEFHPGMGHVDVVGTAVVRGLRTLYGK
- a CDS encoding helix-turn-helix transcriptional regulator yields the protein MVQFAAADEVFHALSNPTRRQVLERLSVGPATVSELAAPFDMQLPSFVQHLSVLEQSRLVKSKKHGRVRTYELAPERFKVVEDWLSARRQEWESRLDRFDRYVKQLKEKESGS